The Clostridium sporogenes genome contains a region encoding:
- a CDS encoding BCCT family transporter, whose product MIEKLKREKVFYVSIISLLLILSLAFFNIDAFAKSTKNILNFLLDRFSWFYILVMLSFFIFCMWAAFSKYGKLKLGKDNEEPEYSLISWFTMLFSAGMGIGLIFWGVAEPLNHYIRPFNLQGFTEEAKTFAMTKSFLHWGISAWSCYAILALALTYFQFRKGKPALMSSLLIPLIGEKKASGWIGNTIDIFTIFATVAGVITSLGLGALQINAGLNYLFNIPENITVQLIIIILVTICFIVSASSGLNKGIQTLSNLNMLLAAVLLISVILIGPTLDINKNLFKGLGVYAKELLIDNNNIFVTGNWYKRWTIFYWGWWIAWAPPVGIFIARISKGRTIKEFLLGVLFVPSIICFIWFAVFGTMGFNVSHTVALTAIKRAETAFFVVMNEYHFGYLISLIAIMLLGTFFVTSADSATFVLGMLSSNGDLNPKISKKFIWGILQASLTVVFLVAGGLDMIQTVSVIAAFPFAFIMIIAMISLKKSLKNESLEIPSLSDNKKIEKVI is encoded by the coding sequence ATGATTGAAAAATTGAAAAGAGAAAAGGTTTTTTATGTATCAATTATAAGCTTATTACTTATATTGTCATTGGCTTTTTTTAATATTGATGCTTTTGCAAAATCCACTAAAAATATATTAAATTTCTTATTGGATAGGTTTTCTTGGTTTTATATACTGGTTATGCTATCTTTTTTTATTTTTTGTATGTGGGCAGCCTTTAGTAAATATGGCAAACTAAAATTAGGAAAGGATAATGAAGAACCAGAATATAGTTTAATTTCGTGGTTTACAATGCTTTTTAGTGCTGGTATGGGTATAGGTTTAATTTTTTGGGGAGTTGCAGAACCTTTAAACCATTATATTCGACCATTTAATTTACAAGGATTTACAGAAGAAGCAAAAACCTTTGCTATGACAAAATCATTCCTACATTGGGGGATTTCAGCCTGGTCTTGTTATGCTATTCTAGCTCTAGCATTAACCTATTTTCAATTTAGGAAAGGCAAACCAGCTTTAATGAGTAGTTTATTAATACCTTTAATTGGTGAAAAAAAAGCTTCCGGATGGATTGGAAATACAATAGATATTTTTACTATCTTTGCAACTGTAGCAGGGGTAATTACTTCTCTTGGACTTGGTGCCCTTCAAATCAATGCAGGTTTAAACTACTTATTTAATATTCCTGAAAATATTACGGTTCAACTTATCATAATAATTTTAGTTACTATATGCTTTATAGTTTCTGCATCTTCAGGTCTTAATAAAGGAATTCAAACTTTATCTAACTTAAATATGTTATTGGCAGCAGTTTTATTAATATCTGTAATATTAATAGGTCCTACTTTAGATATAAATAAAAATTTATTTAAAGGCTTAGGGGTTTATGCAAAAGAACTGCTAATAGATAATAATAATATATTTGTTACTGGTAATTGGTATAAAAGATGGACTATATTCTATTGGGGTTGGTGGATAGCTTGGGCTCCTCCTGTAGGAATATTTATAGCTAGAATTTCCAAAGGAAGGACTATAAAAGAATTTTTACTAGGAGTATTATTTGTTCCATCAATAATCTGCTTTATATGGTTTGCCGTATTTGGAACTATGGGCTTTAATGTAAGTCACACTGTTGCACTTACTGCAATTAAAAGAGCCGAAACAGCTTTTTTTGTTGTTATGAATGAATATCATTTTGGATATTTAATTTCCTTAATAGCTATAATGCTTTTAGGAACTTTCTTTGTAACTTCAGCGGACTCTGCAACTTTTGTATTAGGCATGCTTTCCTCTAATGGAGACTTAAATCCTAAAATATCTAAAAAGTTCATTTGGGGAATACTTCAAGCTTCTTTAACTGTTGTTTTTCTAGTAGCTGGAGGATTAGATATGATACAAACAGTTTCTGTAATAGCAGCCTTTCCCTTTGCTTTTATAATGATAATTGCAATGATTTCTCTAAAGAAAAGTTTAAAAAATGAATCTCTTGAAATACCTTCACTTTCTGATAATAAAAAAATTGAAAAGGTTATATAA